In Rhododendron vialii isolate Sample 1 chromosome 9a, ASM3025357v1, the following are encoded in one genomic region:
- the LOC131300224 gene encoding homeobox-leucine zipper protein ANTHOCYANINLESS 2-like isoform X1, with translation MVVRAPCPLLQWGSPHVTDPQHKNPNMDVRGKTSLMGEDLDPGLMGMIKENGYEGRCGSDQFEGASSDDEDGRSGKQKRKKKYHRHTPYQIKELEDYFNNGGYHPNENQRFELGKKLSLDSKQVKFWFQNRRTQLKTQVERYQNSILKRQMEQLVIENIRMKEAIRNPICNNCGGPAILGDISIEERHFRVENARLKDELTRVNTVAYKFLGRPISSIAFPIPSPVSNSSLELAVGLHGFSDLSSVDTTFSMGVDSNDGFLNALPMVSMPSTTTVGMGGVDIHLEKPVFLELGLHAMDELIKLAQIDNPLWVQSLDGGREVLNQEEYMRICPPCTGMKPRDFVTEATRATGSVVINSLALVETLMDVNQWTEMFPCMVGRASVDVIFSGMAGSRDCALQLMYAEFQALSPLVPVRPIKFLRFCKQPTEGVWAIVDVSVEGILELSDARPFVNCRRLPSGCIVQDLPNGSSKVTWVEHSEFDESVVHHLYHPFISSGMGFGAHRWLSTLQRQSECLAVLVSSSISTEDHSGITQVGRSSMVKLAQRMTRNFSAGVCGTMHTWQLVQVGSVGEHLRLMVRNSIGNSGEPPGIVLSATTSVSMPISPQSLFDFLRNEQLRSEWDELSHGGPMQEMVHIPKGQDRANCVSLLRPSAANTNQNTMLILQEMQTDASGSLIVYTAVDIPAMQVVMSGGDSATVAFLPSGFAIIPDSAGSSNCNGTVVQERGSGGSGGSLLTVGFQILVDNSPTAKLTMESVDTVNNLIGRTIQRIKAALNCAV, from the exons ATGGTAGTGAGGGCACCATGTCCACTGCTGCAATGGGGCAGCCCCCATGTCACTGACCCTCAGCACAAG AACCCGAATATGGATGTTAGAGGCAAGACGTCTCTGATGGGGGAAGATTTAGACCCTGGACTTATGGGAATGATCAAAGAAAATGGATACGAGGGGCGGTGTGGGAGTGATCAATTTGAAGGTGCCTCAAGTGATGATGAGGACGGTAGAAGCGGTAAacagaaaaggaagaagaaatacCATCGGCATACTCCCTATCAAATTAAAGAGCTTGAAGA TTATTTTAACAACGGTGGTTACCATCCTAATGAGAACCAAAGGTTTGAACTTGGTAAGAAGCTATCCTTGGACAGCAAGCAAGTTAAGTTTTGGTTTCAGAATCGGCGAACCCAGTTGAAG ACCCAAGTGGAGCGCTATCAAAACAGTATCCTTAAACGGCAAATGGAGCAACTCGTAATTGAGAATATTAGAATGAAGGAGGCTATTAGGAATCCAATTTGCAACAACTGTGGTGGTCCAGCCATTCTGGGCGACATCTCTATTGAAGAACGCCACTTTAGGGTCGAGAATGCTCGATTAAAGGATGAACTAACTCGGGTCAACACAGTGGCATACAAATTCTTAGGGAGGCCAATATCATCGATAGCCTTTCCCATCCCCTCTCCAGTGTCAAATTCTAGCTTGGAACTTGCGGTAGGACTACATGGCTTCAGCGATTTAAGTTCAGTCGACACCACATTTTCCATGGGAGTTGATTCTAACGATGGCTTCTTGAATGCGTTGCCTATGGTATCCATGCCTTCAACAACAACAGTTGGCATGGGCGGAGTTGACATACATTTGGAGAAACCGGTGTTTCTAGAGCTTGGATTGCATGCAATGGATGAGTTAATTAAGTTGGCCCAGATTGATAATCCTTTATGGGTGCAAAGcttagatggaggaagggaagTTTTAAACCAAGAGGAGTACATGAGGATATGTCCTCCTTGTACTGGGATGAAACCCCGTGATTTTGTAACCGAGGCTACGCGGGCAACTGGTTCAGTGGTCATTAATAGCTTGGCTCTTGTGGAGACATTGATGGATGTG AATCAATGGACAGAAATGTTTCCGTGCATGGTTGGTAGAGCATCTGTAGATGTGATTTTCAGTGGAATGGCTGGTTCCAGAGATTGTGCTCTGCAACTG ATGTATGCGGAGTTCCAAGCTCTCTCACCGTTGGTCCCCGTTCGACCTATAAAGTTTCTCCGTTTCTGCAAGCAGCCCACAGAGGGGGTGTGGGCCATAGTTGATGTGTCCGTTGAAGGCATCCTTGAACTTTCAGATGCACGCCCATTTGTGAATTGCAGGAGGCTTCCTTCTGGTTGCATTGTACAAGACTTGCCAAATGGTTCTTCCAAG GTTACTTGGGTTGAACATTCAGAATTCGATGAGAGTGTGGTCCATCATCTCTACCACCCATTTATCAGTTCTGGTATGGGCTTTGGGGCACATAGGTGGCTTTCCACCCTACAAAGGCAAAGCGAATGCTTGGCAGTCCTCGTGTCCTCTTCCATCTCTACTGAAGATCACTCAG GAATTACTCAGGTTGGAAGGAGCAGCATGGTTAAATTGGCACAACGCATGACTCGCAACTTCTCTGCTGGGGTTTGTGGTACTATGCACACATGGCAGCTGGTTCAAGTTGGAAGCGTAGGGGAACATTTGAGGTTGATGGTCCGGAATAGCATAGGTAACTCTGGTGAACCGCCTGGGATTGTCTTGAGTGCCACAACATCTGTTTCAATGCCTATATCACCACAAAGCCTGTTTGATTTCTTGCGAAATGAGCAGCTAAGGAGTGAGTGGGACGAGTTATCTCATGGTGGGCCGATGCAAGAGATGGTCCACATCCCCAAGGGCCAAGATCGTGCAAACTGCGTTTCTCTTCTTCGTCCTTCT GCTGCTAATACGAATCAGAATACAATGCTGATATTGCAAGAAATGCAGACTGATGCATCAGGCTCACTCATAGTGTACACAGCAGTTGACATCCCTGCGATGCAGGTGGTGATGAGTGGCGGAGATTCTGCCACCGTGGCTTTCCTGCCGTCAGGATTTGCCATAATTCCGGATTCTGCTGGGTCTAGCAACTGCAACGGCACTGTGGTCCAAGAAAGGGGCAGCGGCGGCAGTGGTGGCTCCCTGCTGACTGTGGGGTTCCAGATATTGGTCGATAACTCTCCTACAGCCAAGCTGACAATGGAGTCTGTCGATACCGTAAACAATCTCATTGGTCGCACGATTCAGAGGATCAAAGCTGCTCTTAATTGCGCTGTATAG
- the LOC131300223 gene encoding large ribosomal subunit protein eL24: MVLKTELCRFSGAKIYPGRGIRFVRSDSQVFLFANSKCKRYFHNRLKPSKLTWTAMYRKQHKKDIAQEAVKKRRRTTKKPYSRSIVGATLEVIQKKRTEKPEVRDAAREAALREIKERIKKTKDEKKAKKAEVTAKTQKAQGKGNMSKGAAPKGPKLGGGGGKR; encoded by the exons ATGGTTCTCAA GACTGAACTTTGCCGCTTCAGTGGAGCCAAGATATACCCTGGCAGGGGTATCAGATTTGTTCGATCAGACTCTCAG GTCTTCCTCTTTGCCAATTCAAAATGCAAGAGGTACTTCCACAACCGGCTGAAACCCTCAAAGCTTACCTGGACAGCCATGTACAGGAAGCAACATAAGAAG GACATTGCTCAAGAGGCTGTGAAGAAGAGGCGTCGCACTACCAAGAAACCCTACTCAAGGTCTATTGTAGGTGCTACTTTAGAGGTTATACAGAAGAAAAGAACTGAAAAGCCCGAAGTTCGTGATGCTGCCAGGGAGGCTGCTCTCCG CGAAATTAAGGAGAGGATCAAGAAAACCAAGGATGAAAAGAAGGCCAAGAAAGCTGAGGTGACGGCCAAGACCCAGAAGGCCCAAGGCAAAGGTAACATGTCTAAGGGTGCTGCACCAAAGGGCCCCAAGcttggaggtggtggtggaaagcGTTGA
- the LOC131300224 gene encoding homeobox-leucine zipper protein ANTHOCYANINLESS 2-like isoform X3, which yields MDVRGKTSLMGEDLDPGLMGMIKENGYEGRCGSDQFEGASSDDEDGRSGKQKRKKKYHRHTPYQIKELEDYFNNGGYHPNENQRFELGKKLSLDSKQVKFWFQNRRTQLKTQVERYQNSILKRQMEQLVIENIRMKEAIRNPICNNCGGPAILGDISIEERHFRVENARLKDELTRVNTVAYKFLGRPISSIAFPIPSPVSNSSLELAVGLHGFSDLSSVDTTFSMGVDSNDGFLNALPMVSMPSTTTVGMGGVDIHLEKPVFLELGLHAMDELIKLAQIDNPLWVQSLDGGREVLNQEEYMRICPPCTGMKPRDFVTEATRATGSVVINSLALVETLMDVNQWTEMFPCMVGRASVDVIFSGMAGSRDCALQLMYAEFQALSPLVPVRPIKFLRFCKQPTEGVWAIVDVSVEGILELSDARPFVNCRRLPSGCIVQDLPNGSSKVTWVEHSEFDESVVHHLYHPFISSGMGFGAHRWLSTLQRQSECLAVLVSSSISTEDHSGITQVGRSSMVKLAQRMTRNFSAGVCGTMHTWQLVQVGSVGEHLRLMVRNSIGNSGEPPGIVLSATTSVSMPISPQSLFDFLRNEQLRSEWDELSHGGPMQEMVHIPKGQDRANCVSLLRPSAANTNQNTMLILQEMQTDASGSLIVYTAVDIPAMQVVMSGGDSATVAFLPSGFAIIPDSAGSSNCNGTVVQERGSGGSGGSLLTVGFQILVDNSPTAKLTMESVDTVNNLIGRTIQRIKAALNCAV from the exons ATGGATGTTAGAGGCAAGACGTCTCTGATGGGGGAAGATTTAGACCCTGGACTTATGGGAATGATCAAAGAAAATGGATACGAGGGGCGGTGTGGGAGTGATCAATTTGAAGGTGCCTCAAGTGATGATGAGGACGGTAGAAGCGGTAAacagaaaaggaagaagaaatacCATCGGCATACTCCCTATCAAATTAAAGAGCTTGAAGA TTATTTTAACAACGGTGGTTACCATCCTAATGAGAACCAAAGGTTTGAACTTGGTAAGAAGCTATCCTTGGACAGCAAGCAAGTTAAGTTTTGGTTTCAGAATCGGCGAACCCAGTTGAAG ACCCAAGTGGAGCGCTATCAAAACAGTATCCTTAAACGGCAAATGGAGCAACTCGTAATTGAGAATATTAGAATGAAGGAGGCTATTAGGAATCCAATTTGCAACAACTGTGGTGGTCCAGCCATTCTGGGCGACATCTCTATTGAAGAACGCCACTTTAGGGTCGAGAATGCTCGATTAAAGGATGAACTAACTCGGGTCAACACAGTGGCATACAAATTCTTAGGGAGGCCAATATCATCGATAGCCTTTCCCATCCCCTCTCCAGTGTCAAATTCTAGCTTGGAACTTGCGGTAGGACTACATGGCTTCAGCGATTTAAGTTCAGTCGACACCACATTTTCCATGGGAGTTGATTCTAACGATGGCTTCTTGAATGCGTTGCCTATGGTATCCATGCCTTCAACAACAACAGTTGGCATGGGCGGAGTTGACATACATTTGGAGAAACCGGTGTTTCTAGAGCTTGGATTGCATGCAATGGATGAGTTAATTAAGTTGGCCCAGATTGATAATCCTTTATGGGTGCAAAGcttagatggaggaagggaagTTTTAAACCAAGAGGAGTACATGAGGATATGTCCTCCTTGTACTGGGATGAAACCCCGTGATTTTGTAACCGAGGCTACGCGGGCAACTGGTTCAGTGGTCATTAATAGCTTGGCTCTTGTGGAGACATTGATGGATGTG AATCAATGGACAGAAATGTTTCCGTGCATGGTTGGTAGAGCATCTGTAGATGTGATTTTCAGTGGAATGGCTGGTTCCAGAGATTGTGCTCTGCAACTG ATGTATGCGGAGTTCCAAGCTCTCTCACCGTTGGTCCCCGTTCGACCTATAAAGTTTCTCCGTTTCTGCAAGCAGCCCACAGAGGGGGTGTGGGCCATAGTTGATGTGTCCGTTGAAGGCATCCTTGAACTTTCAGATGCACGCCCATTTGTGAATTGCAGGAGGCTTCCTTCTGGTTGCATTGTACAAGACTTGCCAAATGGTTCTTCCAAG GTTACTTGGGTTGAACATTCAGAATTCGATGAGAGTGTGGTCCATCATCTCTACCACCCATTTATCAGTTCTGGTATGGGCTTTGGGGCACATAGGTGGCTTTCCACCCTACAAAGGCAAAGCGAATGCTTGGCAGTCCTCGTGTCCTCTTCCATCTCTACTGAAGATCACTCAG GAATTACTCAGGTTGGAAGGAGCAGCATGGTTAAATTGGCACAACGCATGACTCGCAACTTCTCTGCTGGGGTTTGTGGTACTATGCACACATGGCAGCTGGTTCAAGTTGGAAGCGTAGGGGAACATTTGAGGTTGATGGTCCGGAATAGCATAGGTAACTCTGGTGAACCGCCTGGGATTGTCTTGAGTGCCACAACATCTGTTTCAATGCCTATATCACCACAAAGCCTGTTTGATTTCTTGCGAAATGAGCAGCTAAGGAGTGAGTGGGACGAGTTATCTCATGGTGGGCCGATGCAAGAGATGGTCCACATCCCCAAGGGCCAAGATCGTGCAAACTGCGTTTCTCTTCTTCGTCCTTCT GCTGCTAATACGAATCAGAATACAATGCTGATATTGCAAGAAATGCAGACTGATGCATCAGGCTCACTCATAGTGTACACAGCAGTTGACATCCCTGCGATGCAGGTGGTGATGAGTGGCGGAGATTCTGCCACCGTGGCTTTCCTGCCGTCAGGATTTGCCATAATTCCGGATTCTGCTGGGTCTAGCAACTGCAACGGCACTGTGGTCCAAGAAAGGGGCAGCGGCGGCAGTGGTGGCTCCCTGCTGACTGTGGGGTTCCAGATATTGGTCGATAACTCTCCTACAGCCAAGCTGACAATGGAGTCTGTCGATACCGTAAACAATCTCATTGGTCGCACGATTCAGAGGATCAAAGCTGCTCTTAATTGCGCTGTATAG
- the LOC131300224 gene encoding homeobox-leucine zipper protein ANTHOCYANINLESS 2-like isoform X2, translated as MNPNMDVRGKTSLMGEDLDPGLMGMIKENGYEGRCGSDQFEGASSDDEDGRSGKQKRKKKYHRHTPYQIKELEDYFNNGGYHPNENQRFELGKKLSLDSKQVKFWFQNRRTQLKTQVERYQNSILKRQMEQLVIENIRMKEAIRNPICNNCGGPAILGDISIEERHFRVENARLKDELTRVNTVAYKFLGRPISSIAFPIPSPVSNSSLELAVGLHGFSDLSSVDTTFSMGVDSNDGFLNALPMVSMPSTTTVGMGGVDIHLEKPVFLELGLHAMDELIKLAQIDNPLWVQSLDGGREVLNQEEYMRICPPCTGMKPRDFVTEATRATGSVVINSLALVETLMDVNQWTEMFPCMVGRASVDVIFSGMAGSRDCALQLMYAEFQALSPLVPVRPIKFLRFCKQPTEGVWAIVDVSVEGILELSDARPFVNCRRLPSGCIVQDLPNGSSKVTWVEHSEFDESVVHHLYHPFISSGMGFGAHRWLSTLQRQSECLAVLVSSSISTEDHSGITQVGRSSMVKLAQRMTRNFSAGVCGTMHTWQLVQVGSVGEHLRLMVRNSIGNSGEPPGIVLSATTSVSMPISPQSLFDFLRNEQLRSEWDELSHGGPMQEMVHIPKGQDRANCVSLLRPSAANTNQNTMLILQEMQTDASGSLIVYTAVDIPAMQVVMSGGDSATVAFLPSGFAIIPDSAGSSNCNGTVVQERGSGGSGGSLLTVGFQILVDNSPTAKLTMESVDTVNNLIGRTIQRIKAALNCAV; from the exons ATG AACCCGAATATGGATGTTAGAGGCAAGACGTCTCTGATGGGGGAAGATTTAGACCCTGGACTTATGGGAATGATCAAAGAAAATGGATACGAGGGGCGGTGTGGGAGTGATCAATTTGAAGGTGCCTCAAGTGATGATGAGGACGGTAGAAGCGGTAAacagaaaaggaagaagaaatacCATCGGCATACTCCCTATCAAATTAAAGAGCTTGAAGA TTATTTTAACAACGGTGGTTACCATCCTAATGAGAACCAAAGGTTTGAACTTGGTAAGAAGCTATCCTTGGACAGCAAGCAAGTTAAGTTTTGGTTTCAGAATCGGCGAACCCAGTTGAAG ACCCAAGTGGAGCGCTATCAAAACAGTATCCTTAAACGGCAAATGGAGCAACTCGTAATTGAGAATATTAGAATGAAGGAGGCTATTAGGAATCCAATTTGCAACAACTGTGGTGGTCCAGCCATTCTGGGCGACATCTCTATTGAAGAACGCCACTTTAGGGTCGAGAATGCTCGATTAAAGGATGAACTAACTCGGGTCAACACAGTGGCATACAAATTCTTAGGGAGGCCAATATCATCGATAGCCTTTCCCATCCCCTCTCCAGTGTCAAATTCTAGCTTGGAACTTGCGGTAGGACTACATGGCTTCAGCGATTTAAGTTCAGTCGACACCACATTTTCCATGGGAGTTGATTCTAACGATGGCTTCTTGAATGCGTTGCCTATGGTATCCATGCCTTCAACAACAACAGTTGGCATGGGCGGAGTTGACATACATTTGGAGAAACCGGTGTTTCTAGAGCTTGGATTGCATGCAATGGATGAGTTAATTAAGTTGGCCCAGATTGATAATCCTTTATGGGTGCAAAGcttagatggaggaagggaagTTTTAAACCAAGAGGAGTACATGAGGATATGTCCTCCTTGTACTGGGATGAAACCCCGTGATTTTGTAACCGAGGCTACGCGGGCAACTGGTTCAGTGGTCATTAATAGCTTGGCTCTTGTGGAGACATTGATGGATGTG AATCAATGGACAGAAATGTTTCCGTGCATGGTTGGTAGAGCATCTGTAGATGTGATTTTCAGTGGAATGGCTGGTTCCAGAGATTGTGCTCTGCAACTG ATGTATGCGGAGTTCCAAGCTCTCTCACCGTTGGTCCCCGTTCGACCTATAAAGTTTCTCCGTTTCTGCAAGCAGCCCACAGAGGGGGTGTGGGCCATAGTTGATGTGTCCGTTGAAGGCATCCTTGAACTTTCAGATGCACGCCCATTTGTGAATTGCAGGAGGCTTCCTTCTGGTTGCATTGTACAAGACTTGCCAAATGGTTCTTCCAAG GTTACTTGGGTTGAACATTCAGAATTCGATGAGAGTGTGGTCCATCATCTCTACCACCCATTTATCAGTTCTGGTATGGGCTTTGGGGCACATAGGTGGCTTTCCACCCTACAAAGGCAAAGCGAATGCTTGGCAGTCCTCGTGTCCTCTTCCATCTCTACTGAAGATCACTCAG GAATTACTCAGGTTGGAAGGAGCAGCATGGTTAAATTGGCACAACGCATGACTCGCAACTTCTCTGCTGGGGTTTGTGGTACTATGCACACATGGCAGCTGGTTCAAGTTGGAAGCGTAGGGGAACATTTGAGGTTGATGGTCCGGAATAGCATAGGTAACTCTGGTGAACCGCCTGGGATTGTCTTGAGTGCCACAACATCTGTTTCAATGCCTATATCACCACAAAGCCTGTTTGATTTCTTGCGAAATGAGCAGCTAAGGAGTGAGTGGGACGAGTTATCTCATGGTGGGCCGATGCAAGAGATGGTCCACATCCCCAAGGGCCAAGATCGTGCAAACTGCGTTTCTCTTCTTCGTCCTTCT GCTGCTAATACGAATCAGAATACAATGCTGATATTGCAAGAAATGCAGACTGATGCATCAGGCTCACTCATAGTGTACACAGCAGTTGACATCCCTGCGATGCAGGTGGTGATGAGTGGCGGAGATTCTGCCACCGTGGCTTTCCTGCCGTCAGGATTTGCCATAATTCCGGATTCTGCTGGGTCTAGCAACTGCAACGGCACTGTGGTCCAAGAAAGGGGCAGCGGCGGCAGTGGTGGCTCCCTGCTGACTGTGGGGTTCCAGATATTGGTCGATAACTCTCCTACAGCCAAGCTGACAATGGAGTCTGTCGATACCGTAAACAATCTCATTGGTCGCACGATTCAGAGGATCAAAGCTGCTCTTAATTGCGCTGTATAG
- the LOC131300225 gene encoding CEN-like protein 1, which translates to MSRLMEPLTVGRVVGEVVDYFSPSVRMSVTYNSNKQVSNGHELMPSDITARPRVEIGGEDMRTAYTLVMTDPDVPGPSDPYLREHLHWIVTDIPGTTDVSFGREIVSYEIPKPVIGIHRYVFILFKQHRGRQSVWAPTSRDHFNTRSFSEDNGLGLPVAAVYFNAQRETAARRR; encoded by the exons ATGTCGAGGCTCATGGAACCGCTGACGGTGGGGAGAGTGGTGGGAGAGGTGGTGGACTATTTCAGCCCGAGTGTGAGAATGAGTGTAACGTACAACTCCAACAAGCAGGTTTCCAATGGCCACGAGCTCATGCCTTCTGACATTACTGCTAGGCCTCGTGTTGAAATTGGTGGTGAAGACATGAGGACTGCTTACACACtg GTTATGACAGACCCAGATGTTCCAGGCCCCAGTGATCCATATCTAAGGGAACATCTCCACTG GATTGTGACAGATATTCCTGGTACCACTGATGTTTCCTTTG GAAGAGAAATTGTGAGCTATGAGATTCCAAAGCCAGTAATCGGTATCCACCGATACGTATTCATCTTGTTCAAGCAGCATAGAGGAAGGCAATCGGTGTGGGCACCGACTTCTCGAGACCATTTCAACACGAGGAGCTTCTCGGAAGACAATGGCCTGGGACTTCCAGTTGCTGCTGTTTATTTCAATGCACAGAGAGAAACTGCTGCAAgaaggagatga